A single region of the Kwoniella botswanensis chromosome 1, complete sequence genome encodes:
- a CDS encoding prefoldin, alpha subunit, giving the protein MAEQQVNITDLDPVQLQEVKKQLDQELDHLTNSYSQLKQAQSKFRSCVENVNSLTPSSKGKEILVPLTSSLYVPGKLTDTENVVVDVGTGYYVKKTKSEAAQHYNSKSTFVQSNLDTLQKTIERKQENVQSVVQVLQMKMQQQQQQAAKA; this is encoded by the exons ATGGCAGAACAACAAGTCAACATAACAGACCTCGATCCAGTCCAATTGCAAGAAGTGAAAAAGCAactggatcag GAATTAGATCATTTGACAAACTCGTACTCTCAACTGAAACAAGCCCAAAGCAAATTCCGATCATGCGTAGAGAATGTCAATTCCCTAACACCCAGTtcgaaggggaaagaaaTCCTAGTACCGTTGACGAGCTCCTTATACGTTCCTGGTAAATTGACGGATACGGAGAATGTAGTAGTAGACGTTGGAACAGGATACTATGTCAAGAAG ACGAAATCGGAAGCTGCCCAACATTACAActccaaatccactttcGTTCAATCGAATCTGGATACTCTGCAAAAAACGATCGAAAGGAAACAGGAGAACGTGCAGAGTGTCGTACAGGTTctacagatgaagatgcaacagcagcaacagcaagCTGCAAAGGCATGA
- a CDS encoding glutamate decarboxylase, protein MALAQHVDAEKIINESRDHPVRKHTHDRKATLYDIPYTSRYDVEVDLPRYSIPESGVNAKVSYQLLHDELLLDGNPNMNLASFVNTWVPDECNRLMYENLNKNLVDQDEYPAAQAIHERCISMISHLWHAPKDATALGTATTGSSEAIMLGGMALKKRWQEKMKAAGKDIHNPGPNIVMGAEAQVALEKFARYFEVEARLVPVHEKSGYVMDPKEAIKYCDENTIGIFVIMGSTYTGTFESVQGMSDELDKYQEETGIDIPIHVDAASGGFVAPFVYPQLAWDFRIPRVNSINASGHKYGLASVGLGWIIWRSADYLPKELIFELHYLGQTDYSFNLNFSRPAFPVLSQMFHFLNLGFSGYKRINENNLSKARLISRALEASGYFVCLSQIHRPKNQGASNISPVITKAASDIIHGHVPEIDDPTYYVEGLPVVSFRFSDEIKEKYPRVKQEWIQSQLRAVGWIVPNYPLPPAEEDTEILRCVVRESLSGDLARKLILDIIQVTEGLLSGAGPSYHMSVANRRQSTTSPVEVKRGGTLDTQHISEHTSTYAKTC, encoded by the exons ATGGCTTTGGCTCAACACGTTGACgcagagaagatcatcaatgaATCCAGGGATCATCCCGTGAGGAAGCATACTCATGATAGAAA AGCTACTCTCTATGATATCCCCTATACCTCTCGTTATGATGTCgaagttgacttacctcgTTACTCCATCCCTGAGAGTGGTGTAAATGCCAAGGTCTCTTATCAACTCTTACACGATGAGTTGCTCTTGG ACGGTAATCCCAACATGAACCTCGCAAG TTTCGTCAACACCTGGGTACCAGACGAGTGCAACAGATTGATGTATGAGAACCTCAACAAA AACCTTGTCGACCAAGATGAGTACCCTGCTGCTCAAGCGATTCATGAACGATGTATT TCCATGATCTCCCACCTTTGGCACGCGCCCAAAGATGCTACTGCTCTTGGTACAGCCACCACCGGTTCATCCGAAGCTATTATGTTAGGAGGTATGGCCTTGAAAAAGCGATGGCAG GAAAAGATGAAGGCTGCCGGCAAAGATATCCACAATCCTGGTCCGAATATCGTCATGGGCGCTGAAGCCCAAGTCGCCCTTGAGAAGTTTGCAAG ATACTTCGAAGTGGAGGCTAGATTGGTACCGGTCCATGAGAAG TCGGGCTATGTGATGGACCCGAAAGAGGCTATCAAATACTGTGACGAGAACACCATTGGTATATTCGT CATCATGGGTTCCACCTATACCGGTACTTTCGAGTCCGTCCAAGGCATGTCCGATGAATTGGATAAATACCAAGAAGAAACCGGCATAGATATTCCAATTCACGTGGATGCAGCCTCAGGTGGTTTCGTTGC ACCTTTCGTGTACCCCCAACTTGCTTGGGATTTCCGAATACCCCGAGTAAACTCGATCAACGCCTCAGGTCATAAGTACGGTCTCGCATCAGTCGGTCTCGGCTGGATCATCTGGAGAAGTGCAGACTACCTGCCTAAAGAGTTGATTTTTGAATTGCACTACCTCGGTCAA ACGGACTACTCTTTTAACCTCAACTTCAGTCGACCAGCTTTCCCCGTGCTGAGTCAAATGTTCCATT TCCTCAACCTCGGGTTTTCAGGATACAAGCGAATCAACGAGAACAACTTATCCAAAGCGCGACTCATCTCCAGAGCGCTCGAAGCTTCAGGGTACTTTGTCTGTTTGTCACAAATCCACCGACCCAAGAACCAAGGAGCTTCAAACATCTCACCTGTAATTACCAAAGCGGCATCCGATATTATCCATGGTCATGTTCCTGAGATCGATGACCCTACTTACTACGTCGAGGGATTGCCAGTCGTCTCGTTCAGGTTCAGTGAcgagatcaaagagaagtACCCTAGGGTCAAACAGGAATGGATCCAAAGTCAATTAAGAGCTGTTGGGTGGATCGTACCTAA TTATCCCCTCCCACCTGCTGAGGAAGATACTGAGATCCTCCGATGTGTGGTTCGAGAATCGCTCTCAGGTGATCTGGCGAGAAAACTCATTTTGGATATTATCCAAGT TACCGAAGGGTTACTCAGCGGAGCCGGACCATCGTACCACATGTCCGTAGCTAACCGAAGACAAAGCACCACTTCCCCCGTGGAAGTCAAGAGAGGTGGAACGCTTGATACTCAACATATCTCCGAACATACTTCCACTTATGCTAAGACCTGTTAA